Proteins from a single region of Takifugu rubripes chromosome 4, fTakRub1.2, whole genome shotgun sequence:
- the pde10a gene encoding cAMP and cAMP-inhibited cGMP 3',5'-cyclic phosphodiesterase 10A isoform X1, which yields MSKKRKSPDEEDFVESPSAGCSSDQGLTDEKVKAYLSLHPQMLDDFVLESVSTETLDRWLKKKTSSGPADDASAKEVSRQYQDTNMQGVVYELNSYMEQRLDTGGDNKLLLYELCNIIKTATKADGFALYFLGESNNSLCLFTPTGAKDGPPSLIPSGPIAFGTTIAAHVAKTRRTLLVEDIAGDERFPDGTGQDSGIHVHSVLCLPILTAIGDIIAVLELHRHRGKEPFNLSHQEVATANLAWASVAIHQVQVCRGLAKQTELNDFLLDVSKTYFDNIVAIDSLLEHIMIYAKNLVNADRCALFQVDHNNKELYSDLFDIGEENEGRPVFRKTKEIRFSIEKGIAGQVARTGEVLNIPDAYADPRFNREVDLKTGYTTRNILCMPIVSRGTVIGVVQMVNKLSGCAFTKTDENNFKMFAVFCALALHCANMYHRIRQSECIYRVTMEKLSYHSICTSEEWKTLTQLNLPAPIYKEIEMFHFDINPFEEIWPAVFIYMVHNSCGKSSFELEKLCRFTMSVRKNYRRVPYHNWKHAVTVAHCMYAILQKTSGMFTELEKKGLLIACLCHDLDHRGYSNTYLQKFDHPLAALYSTSTMEQHHFSQTVSILQLEGHNIFSNLNSSEYEQVLEIIRKAIIATDLALYFNNHQQLTELLSSEALDLNNYSHRDRVIGLMMTACDLCSVTKKWQITRLTANDIYAEFWAEGDEMKKIGLQPIPMMDRDKKDEVPQGQVGFYNSVAIPCYTTLSKLFPPSNPLLKACKENLSMWEKIACGEVEDVVTSPPYDSGPVKVDN from the exons GTTTGACAGATGAGAAAGTGAAGGCCTACCTCTCCCTGCACCCGCAGATGCTGGATGACTTTGTGTTGGAGAGCGTGAGCACGGAGACGTTGGACAGATGGCTCAAAAAGAAGACGAGCAGCGGCCCCGCAG ATGATGCGTCAGCAAAAGAAGTCAGCAGG CAGTACCAGGACACAAATATGCAGGGTGTGGTGTATGAACTAAACAGCTACATGGAGCAGCGGCTGGACACTGGAGGAGACAACAAACTGCTGCTCTATGAGCTATGTAACATCATCAAAACAG CAACTAAAGCAGACGGCTTTGCACTTTACTTCCTGGGAGAAAGCAACAAT AGCTTGTGTTTGTTCACTCCAACGGGGGCCAAGGATGGCCCCCCGAGCCTCATCCCCTCCGGTCCCATCGCATTTGGGACAACCATTGCCGCTCATGTTGCCAAGACTCGCAGAACCCTCCTCGTAGAAGACATTGCAGGG GACGAGCGCTTCCCCGACGGCACAGGGCAGGACTCAGGGATCCACGTTCACTCTGTCCTGTGCCTACCCATCCTCACTGCCATTGGGGACATCATCGCCGTCCTGGAGCTGCACCGGCACCGGGGCAAGGAGCCCTTTAACCTCAGTCACCAGGAG GTTGCAACAGCTAATTTAGCATGGGCATCGGTTGCTATTCATCAAGTACAG GTGTGCCGAGGCCTTGCGAAACAGACCGAGCTCAATGACTTCCTACTAGATGTTTCAAA AACATACTTTGATAACATTGTGGCAATAGATTCTCTACTTGAACACATTATG ATATATGCAAAAAACCTGGTGAATGCCGACAGGTGCGCACTCTTCCAGGTAGATCACAACAACAAAGAACTGTACTCTGACCTGTTTGATATTGGGGAGGAGAACGAAGGCAGGCCTGTCTTTAGGAAAACCAAAGAAATTAG GTTTTCGATCGAGAAAGGAATAGCTGGACAGGTGGCTCGGACAGGGGAAGTCTTAAATATCCCAGATGCCTATGCAGACCCACGGTTCAACCG agAGGTGGACCTCAAAACTGGCTACACCACGCGGAACATCCTGTGCATGCCCATCGTGAGCAGGGGGACTGTTATAGGTGTGGTGCAGATGGTGAACAAGCTAAGCGGATGTGCCTTCACTAAAACAGACGAGaacaactttaaaatgtttGCTGTCTTTTGTGCTCTGGCCTTACACTGTGCAAAT ATGTACCACAGGATCCGGCAATCTGAATGCATTTACAGAGTGACGATGGAGAAGCTGTCCTACCACAGCATCTGCACGTCCGAAGAATGGAAGACGCTTACCCAGCTCAACCTCCCTGCACCCATTTATAAAGAGATTGAAAT gttcCACTTTGACATTAATCCTTTTGAGGAGATCTGGCCTgctgtctttatttatatggttCATAACTCCTGTGGAAAGAGCAG CTTTGAGTTGGAGAAGTTGTGTCGTTTCACCATGTCCGTACGGAAGAACTACCGCCGCGTGCCCTACCACAACTGGAAGCACGCAGTGACGGTGGCACACTGTATGTACGCAATCCTGCAGAAAACCTCTGGGATGTTCACAGAGCTAGAG AAGAAAGGTCTGTTAATTGCCTGTCTGTGCCATGATCTGGACCACCGGGGGTACAGCAACACATACCTGCAGAAGTTCGACCATCCGCTGGCTGCTCTGTACTCCACCTCCACCATGGAGCAGCACCACTTTTCCCAGACTGTCTCAATCCTACAG CTGGAAGGGCACAATATTTTCTCCAACCTAAATTCCAGCGAGTATGAGCAGGTGCTGGAGATCATCCGGAAGGCCATCATCGCCACGGACCTGGCCCTGTACTTCAACAACCACCAGCAGCTGACGGAGTTGCTGTCCTCGGAGGCGCTGGACCTGAACAACTACTCGCACAG GGATCGTGTGATTGGTCTCATGATGACGGCATGTGACCTGTGTTCAGTTACCAAGAAATGGCAAATTACACGACTCACAGCCAACGACATCTATGCTGAGTTCTGGGCTGAG GGAGATGAGATGAAGAAGATTGGGCTGCAGCCAATCCCAATGATGGACCGAGACAAGAAAGACGAGGTTCCCCAAGGCCAA GTGGGTTTCTACAATTCTGTTGCGATTCCATGCTACACGACACTATCCAAGCTTTTCCCACCGTCCAATCCGCTTCTAAAAGCCTGCAA GGAGAATCTGTCCATGTGGGAGAAGATAGCGTGCGGGGAGGTGGAGGACGTCGTGACCAGTCCGCCGTATGATTCGGGCCCCGTCAAGGTGGACAACTGA
- the pde10a gene encoding cAMP and cAMP-inhibited cGMP 3',5'-cyclic phosphodiesterase 10A isoform X2, which produces MSKKRKSPDEEDFVESPSAGCSSDQGLTDEKVKAYLSLHPQMLDDFVLESVSTETLDRWLKKKTSSGPADDASAKEVSRYQDTNMQGVVYELNSYMEQRLDTGGDNKLLLYELCNIIKTATKADGFALYFLGESNNSLCLFTPTGAKDGPPSLIPSGPIAFGTTIAAHVAKTRRTLLVEDIAGDERFPDGTGQDSGIHVHSVLCLPILTAIGDIIAVLELHRHRGKEPFNLSHQEVATANLAWASVAIHQVQVCRGLAKQTELNDFLLDVSKTYFDNIVAIDSLLEHIMIYAKNLVNADRCALFQVDHNNKELYSDLFDIGEENEGRPVFRKTKEIRFSIEKGIAGQVARTGEVLNIPDAYADPRFNREVDLKTGYTTRNILCMPIVSRGTVIGVVQMVNKLSGCAFTKTDENNFKMFAVFCALALHCANMYHRIRQSECIYRVTMEKLSYHSICTSEEWKTLTQLNLPAPIYKEIEMFHFDINPFEEIWPAVFIYMVHNSCGKSSFELEKLCRFTMSVRKNYRRVPYHNWKHAVTVAHCMYAILQKTSGMFTELEKKGLLIACLCHDLDHRGYSNTYLQKFDHPLAALYSTSTMEQHHFSQTVSILQLEGHNIFSNLNSSEYEQVLEIIRKAIIATDLALYFNNHQQLTELLSSEALDLNNYSHRDRVIGLMMTACDLCSVTKKWQITRLTANDIYAEFWAEGDEMKKIGLQPIPMMDRDKKDEVPQGQVGFYNSVAIPCYTTLSKLFPPSNPLLKACKENLSMWEKIACGEVEDVVTSPPYDSGPVKVDN; this is translated from the exons GTTTGACAGATGAGAAAGTGAAGGCCTACCTCTCCCTGCACCCGCAGATGCTGGATGACTTTGTGTTGGAGAGCGTGAGCACGGAGACGTTGGACAGATGGCTCAAAAAGAAGACGAGCAGCGGCCCCGCAG ATGATGCGTCAGCAAAAGAAGTCAGCAGG TACCAGGACACAAATATGCAGGGTGTGGTGTATGAACTAAACAGCTACATGGAGCAGCGGCTGGACACTGGAGGAGACAACAAACTGCTGCTCTATGAGCTATGTAACATCATCAAAACAG CAACTAAAGCAGACGGCTTTGCACTTTACTTCCTGGGAGAAAGCAACAAT AGCTTGTGTTTGTTCACTCCAACGGGGGCCAAGGATGGCCCCCCGAGCCTCATCCCCTCCGGTCCCATCGCATTTGGGACAACCATTGCCGCTCATGTTGCCAAGACTCGCAGAACCCTCCTCGTAGAAGACATTGCAGGG GACGAGCGCTTCCCCGACGGCACAGGGCAGGACTCAGGGATCCACGTTCACTCTGTCCTGTGCCTACCCATCCTCACTGCCATTGGGGACATCATCGCCGTCCTGGAGCTGCACCGGCACCGGGGCAAGGAGCCCTTTAACCTCAGTCACCAGGAG GTTGCAACAGCTAATTTAGCATGGGCATCGGTTGCTATTCATCAAGTACAG GTGTGCCGAGGCCTTGCGAAACAGACCGAGCTCAATGACTTCCTACTAGATGTTTCAAA AACATACTTTGATAACATTGTGGCAATAGATTCTCTACTTGAACACATTATG ATATATGCAAAAAACCTGGTGAATGCCGACAGGTGCGCACTCTTCCAGGTAGATCACAACAACAAAGAACTGTACTCTGACCTGTTTGATATTGGGGAGGAGAACGAAGGCAGGCCTGTCTTTAGGAAAACCAAAGAAATTAG GTTTTCGATCGAGAAAGGAATAGCTGGACAGGTGGCTCGGACAGGGGAAGTCTTAAATATCCCAGATGCCTATGCAGACCCACGGTTCAACCG agAGGTGGACCTCAAAACTGGCTACACCACGCGGAACATCCTGTGCATGCCCATCGTGAGCAGGGGGACTGTTATAGGTGTGGTGCAGATGGTGAACAAGCTAAGCGGATGTGCCTTCACTAAAACAGACGAGaacaactttaaaatgtttGCTGTCTTTTGTGCTCTGGCCTTACACTGTGCAAAT ATGTACCACAGGATCCGGCAATCTGAATGCATTTACAGAGTGACGATGGAGAAGCTGTCCTACCACAGCATCTGCACGTCCGAAGAATGGAAGACGCTTACCCAGCTCAACCTCCCTGCACCCATTTATAAAGAGATTGAAAT gttcCACTTTGACATTAATCCTTTTGAGGAGATCTGGCCTgctgtctttatttatatggttCATAACTCCTGTGGAAAGAGCAG CTTTGAGTTGGAGAAGTTGTGTCGTTTCACCATGTCCGTACGGAAGAACTACCGCCGCGTGCCCTACCACAACTGGAAGCACGCAGTGACGGTGGCACACTGTATGTACGCAATCCTGCAGAAAACCTCTGGGATGTTCACAGAGCTAGAG AAGAAAGGTCTGTTAATTGCCTGTCTGTGCCATGATCTGGACCACCGGGGGTACAGCAACACATACCTGCAGAAGTTCGACCATCCGCTGGCTGCTCTGTACTCCACCTCCACCATGGAGCAGCACCACTTTTCCCAGACTGTCTCAATCCTACAG CTGGAAGGGCACAATATTTTCTCCAACCTAAATTCCAGCGAGTATGAGCAGGTGCTGGAGATCATCCGGAAGGCCATCATCGCCACGGACCTGGCCCTGTACTTCAACAACCACCAGCAGCTGACGGAGTTGCTGTCCTCGGAGGCGCTGGACCTGAACAACTACTCGCACAG GGATCGTGTGATTGGTCTCATGATGACGGCATGTGACCTGTGTTCAGTTACCAAGAAATGGCAAATTACACGACTCACAGCCAACGACATCTATGCTGAGTTCTGGGCTGAG GGAGATGAGATGAAGAAGATTGGGCTGCAGCCAATCCCAATGATGGACCGAGACAAGAAAGACGAGGTTCCCCAAGGCCAA GTGGGTTTCTACAATTCTGTTGCGATTCCATGCTACACGACACTATCCAAGCTTTTCCCACCGTCCAATCCGCTTCTAAAAGCCTGCAA GGAGAATCTGTCCATGTGGGAGAAGATAGCGTGCGGGGAGGTGGAGGACGTCGTGACCAGTCCGCCGTATGATTCGGGCCCCGTCAAGGTGGACAACTGA
- the pde10a gene encoding cAMP and cAMP-inhibited cGMP 3',5'-cyclic phosphodiesterase 10A isoform X4, translating into MEDGPSSTSCFRRLTDCFLGASLTDEKVKAYLSLHPQMLDDFVLESVSTETLDRWLKKKTSSGPADDASAKEVSRQYQDTNMQGVVYELNSYMEQRLDTGGDNKLLLYELCNIIKTATKADGFALYFLGESNNSLCLFTPTGAKDGPPSLIPSGPIAFGTTIAAHVAKTRRTLLVEDIAGDERFPDGTGQDSGIHVHSVLCLPILTAIGDIIAVLELHRHRGKEPFNLSHQEVATANLAWASVAIHQVQVCRGLAKQTELNDFLLDVSKTYFDNIVAIDSLLEHIMIYAKNLVNADRCALFQVDHNNKELYSDLFDIGEENEGRPVFRKTKEIRFSIEKGIAGQVARTGEVLNIPDAYADPRFNREVDLKTGYTTRNILCMPIVSRGTVIGVVQMVNKLSGCAFTKTDENNFKMFAVFCALALHCANMYHRIRQSECIYRVTMEKLSYHSICTSEEWKTLTQLNLPAPIYKEIEMFHFDINPFEEIWPAVFIYMVHNSCGKSSFELEKLCRFTMSVRKNYRRVPYHNWKHAVTVAHCMYAILQKTSGMFTELEKKGLLIACLCHDLDHRGYSNTYLQKFDHPLAALYSTSTMEQHHFSQTVSILQLEGHNIFSNLNSSEYEQVLEIIRKAIIATDLALYFNNHQQLTELLSSEALDLNNYSHRDRVIGLMMTACDLCSVTKKWQITRLTANDIYAEFWAEGDEMKKIGLQPIPMMDRDKKDEVPQGQVGFYNSVAIPCYTTLSKLFPPSNPLLKACKENLSMWEKIACGEVEDVVTSPPYDSGPVKVDN; encoded by the exons ATGGAAGATGGTCCGTCTTCAACAAGCTGTTTCAGAAGGTTAACGGACTGCTTCCTGGGTGCAA GTTTGACAGATGAGAAAGTGAAGGCCTACCTCTCCCTGCACCCGCAGATGCTGGATGACTTTGTGTTGGAGAGCGTGAGCACGGAGACGTTGGACAGATGGCTCAAAAAGAAGACGAGCAGCGGCCCCGCAG ATGATGCGTCAGCAAAAGAAGTCAGCAGG CAGTACCAGGACACAAATATGCAGGGTGTGGTGTATGAACTAAACAGCTACATGGAGCAGCGGCTGGACACTGGAGGAGACAACAAACTGCTGCTCTATGAGCTATGTAACATCATCAAAACAG CAACTAAAGCAGACGGCTTTGCACTTTACTTCCTGGGAGAAAGCAACAAT AGCTTGTGTTTGTTCACTCCAACGGGGGCCAAGGATGGCCCCCCGAGCCTCATCCCCTCCGGTCCCATCGCATTTGGGACAACCATTGCCGCTCATGTTGCCAAGACTCGCAGAACCCTCCTCGTAGAAGACATTGCAGGG GACGAGCGCTTCCCCGACGGCACAGGGCAGGACTCAGGGATCCACGTTCACTCTGTCCTGTGCCTACCCATCCTCACTGCCATTGGGGACATCATCGCCGTCCTGGAGCTGCACCGGCACCGGGGCAAGGAGCCCTTTAACCTCAGTCACCAGGAG GTTGCAACAGCTAATTTAGCATGGGCATCGGTTGCTATTCATCAAGTACAG GTGTGCCGAGGCCTTGCGAAACAGACCGAGCTCAATGACTTCCTACTAGATGTTTCAAA AACATACTTTGATAACATTGTGGCAATAGATTCTCTACTTGAACACATTATG ATATATGCAAAAAACCTGGTGAATGCCGACAGGTGCGCACTCTTCCAGGTAGATCACAACAACAAAGAACTGTACTCTGACCTGTTTGATATTGGGGAGGAGAACGAAGGCAGGCCTGTCTTTAGGAAAACCAAAGAAATTAG GTTTTCGATCGAGAAAGGAATAGCTGGACAGGTGGCTCGGACAGGGGAAGTCTTAAATATCCCAGATGCCTATGCAGACCCACGGTTCAACCG agAGGTGGACCTCAAAACTGGCTACACCACGCGGAACATCCTGTGCATGCCCATCGTGAGCAGGGGGACTGTTATAGGTGTGGTGCAGATGGTGAACAAGCTAAGCGGATGTGCCTTCACTAAAACAGACGAGaacaactttaaaatgtttGCTGTCTTTTGTGCTCTGGCCTTACACTGTGCAAAT ATGTACCACAGGATCCGGCAATCTGAATGCATTTACAGAGTGACGATGGAGAAGCTGTCCTACCACAGCATCTGCACGTCCGAAGAATGGAAGACGCTTACCCAGCTCAACCTCCCTGCACCCATTTATAAAGAGATTGAAAT gttcCACTTTGACATTAATCCTTTTGAGGAGATCTGGCCTgctgtctttatttatatggttCATAACTCCTGTGGAAAGAGCAG CTTTGAGTTGGAGAAGTTGTGTCGTTTCACCATGTCCGTACGGAAGAACTACCGCCGCGTGCCCTACCACAACTGGAAGCACGCAGTGACGGTGGCACACTGTATGTACGCAATCCTGCAGAAAACCTCTGGGATGTTCACAGAGCTAGAG AAGAAAGGTCTGTTAATTGCCTGTCTGTGCCATGATCTGGACCACCGGGGGTACAGCAACACATACCTGCAGAAGTTCGACCATCCGCTGGCTGCTCTGTACTCCACCTCCACCATGGAGCAGCACCACTTTTCCCAGACTGTCTCAATCCTACAG CTGGAAGGGCACAATATTTTCTCCAACCTAAATTCCAGCGAGTATGAGCAGGTGCTGGAGATCATCCGGAAGGCCATCATCGCCACGGACCTGGCCCTGTACTTCAACAACCACCAGCAGCTGACGGAGTTGCTGTCCTCGGAGGCGCTGGACCTGAACAACTACTCGCACAG GGATCGTGTGATTGGTCTCATGATGACGGCATGTGACCTGTGTTCAGTTACCAAGAAATGGCAAATTACACGACTCACAGCCAACGACATCTATGCTGAGTTCTGGGCTGAG GGAGATGAGATGAAGAAGATTGGGCTGCAGCCAATCCCAATGATGGACCGAGACAAGAAAGACGAGGTTCCCCAAGGCCAA GTGGGTTTCTACAATTCTGTTGCGATTCCATGCTACACGACACTATCCAAGCTTTTCCCACCGTCCAATCCGCTTCTAAAAGCCTGCAA GGAGAATCTGTCCATGTGGGAGAAGATAGCGTGCGGGGAGGTGGAGGACGTCGTGACCAGTCCGCCGTATGATTCGGGCCCCGTCAAGGTGGACAACTGA
- the pde10a gene encoding cAMP and cAMP-inhibited cGMP 3',5'-cyclic phosphodiesterase 10A isoform X5 yields MEDGPSSTSCFRRLTDCFLGASLTDEKVKAYLSLHPQMLDDFVLESVSTETLDRWLKKKTSSGPADDASAKEVSRYQDTNMQGVVYELNSYMEQRLDTGGDNKLLLYELCNIIKTATKADGFALYFLGESNNSLCLFTPTGAKDGPPSLIPSGPIAFGTTIAAHVAKTRRTLLVEDIAGDERFPDGTGQDSGIHVHSVLCLPILTAIGDIIAVLELHRHRGKEPFNLSHQEVATANLAWASVAIHQVQVCRGLAKQTELNDFLLDVSKTYFDNIVAIDSLLEHIMIYAKNLVNADRCALFQVDHNNKELYSDLFDIGEENEGRPVFRKTKEIRFSIEKGIAGQVARTGEVLNIPDAYADPRFNREVDLKTGYTTRNILCMPIVSRGTVIGVVQMVNKLSGCAFTKTDENNFKMFAVFCALALHCANMYHRIRQSECIYRVTMEKLSYHSICTSEEWKTLTQLNLPAPIYKEIEMFHFDINPFEEIWPAVFIYMVHNSCGKSSFELEKLCRFTMSVRKNYRRVPYHNWKHAVTVAHCMYAILQKTSGMFTELEKKGLLIACLCHDLDHRGYSNTYLQKFDHPLAALYSTSTMEQHHFSQTVSILQLEGHNIFSNLNSSEYEQVLEIIRKAIIATDLALYFNNHQQLTELLSSEALDLNNYSHRDRVIGLMMTACDLCSVTKKWQITRLTANDIYAEFWAEGDEMKKIGLQPIPMMDRDKKDEVPQGQVGFYNSVAIPCYTTLSKLFPPSNPLLKACKENLSMWEKIACGEVEDVVTSPPYDSGPVKVDN; encoded by the exons ATGGAAGATGGTCCGTCTTCAACAAGCTGTTTCAGAAGGTTAACGGACTGCTTCCTGGGTGCAA GTTTGACAGATGAGAAAGTGAAGGCCTACCTCTCCCTGCACCCGCAGATGCTGGATGACTTTGTGTTGGAGAGCGTGAGCACGGAGACGTTGGACAGATGGCTCAAAAAGAAGACGAGCAGCGGCCCCGCAG ATGATGCGTCAGCAAAAGAAGTCAGCAGG TACCAGGACACAAATATGCAGGGTGTGGTGTATGAACTAAACAGCTACATGGAGCAGCGGCTGGACACTGGAGGAGACAACAAACTGCTGCTCTATGAGCTATGTAACATCATCAAAACAG CAACTAAAGCAGACGGCTTTGCACTTTACTTCCTGGGAGAAAGCAACAAT AGCTTGTGTTTGTTCACTCCAACGGGGGCCAAGGATGGCCCCCCGAGCCTCATCCCCTCCGGTCCCATCGCATTTGGGACAACCATTGCCGCTCATGTTGCCAAGACTCGCAGAACCCTCCTCGTAGAAGACATTGCAGGG GACGAGCGCTTCCCCGACGGCACAGGGCAGGACTCAGGGATCCACGTTCACTCTGTCCTGTGCCTACCCATCCTCACTGCCATTGGGGACATCATCGCCGTCCTGGAGCTGCACCGGCACCGGGGCAAGGAGCCCTTTAACCTCAGTCACCAGGAG GTTGCAACAGCTAATTTAGCATGGGCATCGGTTGCTATTCATCAAGTACAG GTGTGCCGAGGCCTTGCGAAACAGACCGAGCTCAATGACTTCCTACTAGATGTTTCAAA AACATACTTTGATAACATTGTGGCAATAGATTCTCTACTTGAACACATTATG ATATATGCAAAAAACCTGGTGAATGCCGACAGGTGCGCACTCTTCCAGGTAGATCACAACAACAAAGAACTGTACTCTGACCTGTTTGATATTGGGGAGGAGAACGAAGGCAGGCCTGTCTTTAGGAAAACCAAAGAAATTAG GTTTTCGATCGAGAAAGGAATAGCTGGACAGGTGGCTCGGACAGGGGAAGTCTTAAATATCCCAGATGCCTATGCAGACCCACGGTTCAACCG agAGGTGGACCTCAAAACTGGCTACACCACGCGGAACATCCTGTGCATGCCCATCGTGAGCAGGGGGACTGTTATAGGTGTGGTGCAGATGGTGAACAAGCTAAGCGGATGTGCCTTCACTAAAACAGACGAGaacaactttaaaatgtttGCTGTCTTTTGTGCTCTGGCCTTACACTGTGCAAAT ATGTACCACAGGATCCGGCAATCTGAATGCATTTACAGAGTGACGATGGAGAAGCTGTCCTACCACAGCATCTGCACGTCCGAAGAATGGAAGACGCTTACCCAGCTCAACCTCCCTGCACCCATTTATAAAGAGATTGAAAT gttcCACTTTGACATTAATCCTTTTGAGGAGATCTGGCCTgctgtctttatttatatggttCATAACTCCTGTGGAAAGAGCAG CTTTGAGTTGGAGAAGTTGTGTCGTTTCACCATGTCCGTACGGAAGAACTACCGCCGCGTGCCCTACCACAACTGGAAGCACGCAGTGACGGTGGCACACTGTATGTACGCAATCCTGCAGAAAACCTCTGGGATGTTCACAGAGCTAGAG AAGAAAGGTCTGTTAATTGCCTGTCTGTGCCATGATCTGGACCACCGGGGGTACAGCAACACATACCTGCAGAAGTTCGACCATCCGCTGGCTGCTCTGTACTCCACCTCCACCATGGAGCAGCACCACTTTTCCCAGACTGTCTCAATCCTACAG CTGGAAGGGCACAATATTTTCTCCAACCTAAATTCCAGCGAGTATGAGCAGGTGCTGGAGATCATCCGGAAGGCCATCATCGCCACGGACCTGGCCCTGTACTTCAACAACCACCAGCAGCTGACGGAGTTGCTGTCCTCGGAGGCGCTGGACCTGAACAACTACTCGCACAG GGATCGTGTGATTGGTCTCATGATGACGGCATGTGACCTGTGTTCAGTTACCAAGAAATGGCAAATTACACGACTCACAGCCAACGACATCTATGCTGAGTTCTGGGCTGAG GGAGATGAGATGAAGAAGATTGGGCTGCAGCCAATCCCAATGATGGACCGAGACAAGAAAGACGAGGTTCCCCAAGGCCAA GTGGGTTTCTACAATTCTGTTGCGATTCCATGCTACACGACACTATCCAAGCTTTTCCCACCGTCCAATCCGCTTCTAAAAGCCTGCAA GGAGAATCTGTCCATGTGGGAGAAGATAGCGTGCGGGGAGGTGGAGGACGTCGTGACCAGTCCGCCGTATGATTCGGGCCCCGTCAAGGTGGACAACTGA